The sequence TACATATAATCCCACACAGAACCACCTGGGATGGAGGCCCTGCTGCAGGTGTTGGGGTGTCACTCCACATGGAATATAGCGCAGAAACGTGTTGCGTTaagaaaagtttttattttttggttcaCTCTGAAGTTTTGTGTTGTTTCTGCGGTTGTGGCGGGCGATCCGATGTGTGACACCCAATACCTCCACACAAAAGGGCCGCCATCCCAGATCTATCCATATTGTTCCTTCCAGCTTGGAGCGGAGGACCCTGGAGCCAGTCGCggtggaggagctgtatatatatatactctctatAGAGTTGTCCCTATATAtctgcacagctcctctaggTGAGTGAAACCCCCCATTTCTTTTGTTTCATAGACTGactataggccctattccaccaacagacctgatgacagattatctgccaaagatttgaagccaaagccaggaacagactataaacagagatcaggtcataaaggaaagactggatttctcctcttttcagatccactcctggctttggcttcaaatctttggcagataatctgtcgtcagatctctTGGTGGAATATGGCCTTAAGATTTACCACACCAGAAAGTGCCCCGTCTCGCTTTTTCTTCTAATATAATCAATACagacatcagttaacccttaATAGTGACACCTGGTGGTGGGAGCAGCAAACTACGGCTTCAGTCTGAGAGGATATAGACTTAGTAGCGACCTATGGGCAAGGAGCCCCAAGTGTCCCCACCGCTCACTCCCAACGGGCCACCATGGTGTAATTTGATTGTAGCTTTATACCAGCAAACCTGGGGCTAGAGAAGATGTAGACACAACGGCCATAGATATACTGGGTGTTATCAGAGAGTGCCGGGTGCCACCCTGCCGTGGCTGAGGTATTTAGATAGAGAGCTGAGCTGTTAGGCAGGAGACAGGAAGACAAAGACAGGCGAAGCCTTGAAGATGGCACCTGCCCCGCTGCCCCTGCTTAATTGCCTCTACTGCCCTAaacggcagcggacaactggtcagCGGCCCCTAGGCCTCActgagtgaaacacagaacgatagaagacagacaaaacacaataaagagaagtCAGAAGTCCAAGGCCAATACCAAACAGACAGCGCAGTACAAAGTGGTATCCAAGGGGGtagtcagaggtcagaggtcaaaAGCTGAGGTCAGGTAAGCAGAATGTAAATGCAGGAAACCTGCTGGGTTaggatacactagtaaactaggcactatcgcaggcaaggactgGGAAACAGGGGAcggtacttatggagcctggggTTCCAGCCCCGGGTGTGATTGGGGCTCCAGGTCCTGTCCAGATACTGACTGGTgtgacagctgtcagtcagcGACCAGTGACCACACTACACCTTATGTTTATTGGCCACCCTGGCCACCCGGACTACGAGgtatagcagagcagagtagagcaaaacatgagaagcagtctggttgctatggacccCGCCATCgtgtccctagcaaccggcctgagcggttgTTATGTACGCTTTCACCACACGCCGAACACACGGCCCCAAGATGagccttaggccgcattcacacgatGTGCTCGCTCTGTGAATGACGGAGGGAATGGACGTGAAATCCCTGTCCTGGAGTATTCCCCACACGCCATGATGTACCAATGTCATGCTGTATCAGCTGCGCCGCGCCGTCCCTACAGTGCCACAGACATTATACCAGTTTCCCTGGGAAAACCGTCCAGTAGAGATTCCACGTCCGTTCCCTCCGTGATTCCCAGAGTAattgtgtgaatgcggccttagccTGGTGGAAGAAATCCCGAAGGTGTCTGGCTTCCTCATTACACGCCAGGACGCAATTTATttctcctccactagagggcgcAATGCGGCAAACAATCTCTCCGAGGGAGTCATAAGAAGAGACCAGAGAAATAGACCTCATTGTCAACCGGTGATAATGGGAGAtggggtggatgggggggggggatgggggggagatgggggggatgggggggggatgggggggagatgggggggatggggggggatggggggtgcgCCTCATCCAGATGTTTTATAAACTATGGGGCGGATTGTGGAGATAGAACAAATTTTATTTACTGCAGATGTGCAGCAATTCTGCAGTCAGATCTATAATACTGCGCTCTTATGGAGGACCCACTAAGGTAAATGGGGAAGATTAGCAATAAATGTAAAGTAAATAGAGGAGTCACAAATACACGGGAGGCCCATCTCATTCCTATGGCCGTCCTGTAATCCACTCTGGAGATGTCACCATAAGTCGCTCAGGGCCATTCTGAAGTCTCGATAAGTCGCTCAGCGCAATCCTGAAGTCACGATAAGTCGTACAGCACGATCCTGAAGTCACGATAAGTCGCTCAGCGCAATCCTGAAGTCACGATAAGTCGCTCAGCGCAATCCTGAAGTCACGATAAGTCGCTCAGCGCCATACTGAAGTCACGATAAGTCGCTCAGCGCCATTCTGAAGTCTCGATAAGTCGCTCAGCGCCATTCTGAAGTCACGATAAGTCGCTCAGCGCCATTCTGAAGTCTCGATAAGTCGCTCAGCGCCATTCTGAAGTCTCGATAAGTGGCTCAGCACCATTCTGAAGTCACGATAAGTCGCTCAGCGCCATTCTGAAGTCTCGATAAGTCGCTCAGCGCAATCCTGAAGTCACGATAAGTCACTCAGCGCCATTCTGAAGTCTCGATAAGTCGCTCAGCGCCATTCTGAAGTCACGATAAGTCGCTCAGCGCCATACTAAAGTATTGATAGGTCGTACAGCGCGATCCTGAAGTCTCGATAAGTCGTACAGCACCATTCTGAAGTCTCGATAAGTTGCTCAGCGCCATTCGAAAGTCTCGATAAGTCGCTCAGCGCCATTCTAAAGTCTCGATAAGTCGCTCAGCGCCATTCTATGCCTCTGGAGCTCAGGCTCCATCTCGGCTCTTTCACCATATGTCGCCATTTGTGTACGAAGAAAGCGGCAGGATTCCTGCTGTACAAGGGGAAGCATCAGAGACGCCAGagcgatgacatcacctgatCAGTATCCGGACTTCTCATCTGCTGATTGTTTCCAGGAATCACCACAACTCGCTGATGGTATCTGAAGAATGATAGGATTGCATAACATAAAGATGGAGGCACGGGTTATATTGGGCCCTCACACTCCATCTCGCTGTGGGATACCCATCCATCCCCCATAACCTACCTGCTATGGGGAGTAGCTCCCTGCGGCCATGCAGAAAGGTCAGAGGTCATAAACATTCACTATAAGGTAATGGCGTGACTCCGGCCTGGCTCCGAATGCTCCCGACATGGAGGGAAGGCAGAGAATTGCTCAGCTATTCAGATTATCCATTTTATTAGTTTGCCTCATTGGTGCAAAACCTGCAGAACGTGTTTTGAAGCCGCTAAGGAGCCACAAAGAAGAACAGTCGCTTTTATATGGCCGATATTTCCTCCTAGTTTCTGGAAATCATTAAGGATGAATAACATCGTCACCCCCCTCCGTCGTCTTCCCCCTCCATCCTCATCCCTCTCCATCGTCATCCCCCTCCATCGTCATCCCCCTCCGTCGTCATCCCCCTCCATCGTCACCCCCTCCGTCGTCATCCCCCTCCATCGTCACCCCCTCCGTCGTCATCCCCCTCCATCGTCACCCCCTCCGTCGTCATCCCCCTCCATCGTCACCCCCTCTGTCGTCATCCCCCTCCATCGTCACCCCCTCCATCGTCACCCCCTCCATCGTCATCCTCCGTCGTCATCCCCCTCCATCGTCACCCCCTCCGTCGTCATCCCCCTCCATCGTCACCCCCTCCGTCGTCATCCCCCTCCATCGTCACCCCCTCCGTCGTCATCCCCCTCCATCGTCACCCCCTCTGTCGTCATCCCCCTCCATCGTCACCCCCTCCATCGTCACCCCCTCCATCGTCATCCTCCGTCGTCATCCCCCTCCATCGTCACCCCCTCCGTCGTCATCCCCCTCCATCGTCACCCCCTCCGTCTTCATCCCCCTCCATTGTCACCCCCTCCGTCATCATCCCCCTCCATCGTCATCCCCCTCCATCGTCATCCTCCTCCATCGTCATCCCCCTCCATGTGGCTCCATAACAATAGCCAATGATCAGAAATTCCTGTTTCTTTGGCACCTCTCCCCATGTACCAggctgccatttgccttcatgtaatgtgtagttgatCGTGTAACTTTCCTGTCTGTCACCCCTATCGCTTGTGTAATGGTAATCCTCCATCGTCATCCCCCTCCATCGTCATCCCCCTCCATCGTCATCCCCCTCCATCGTCATCCTCCATCGTCATCTCCCTCTGTCGTCATCCCCCTCCGTCGTCATCCCCCTCCGTCAGcatccccctccatcatcatctccCTCCGTCGTCATCCCCCTCCGTCGtcatccccctccatcatcatctccCTCCGTCGTCATCCCCCTCCGTCGtcatccccctccatcatcatctccCTCCGTCGTCATCCCCCTCCGTCGTCATCCCCCTCCATCGTCATCCCCCTCCGTCGTCGACCTCCTCCTTCGTCATCCCCCTCCGTCGTCATCCCCCTCCATTGTCATCCTCCGTCATCATCCGCCTCCATCGTCATCCCCCTCCATCGTCATCCTCCATTGTCATCCCCTCCATCGTCATCCCCCTCCCTCGTCATCCCCCTCCATCGTCACCCCCTCCGTCGTCATCCCCCTCCATCGTAATCCCCCTCCATTGTCATCCTCCATCGTCATCCCCCTCCGTCGTCATCCCTCTCCGTCGTCATCCCCCTCCATCGTCATCCTCCATCGTCATCCCCCTCTATCGTCATCCCCCTCCGTCGtcatccccctccatcatcacccCCTCCGTCGTCATCCCCTTCCATCGTCATCCCCCTCCATCGTCATCCCCCTCCATCGTCATCCTCCGTCATCATCCCCCTCCATCGTCATCCCCCTCCATCAGTGTACACTGGGGTCTCCCtaagaggtcaggggtctccctaaGAGGTCAggagtctccctcagaggtcaggggtctccctcagaggtcaggggtctccctcaggAGTTAggagtctccctcagaggtcaggagTCTCCCttagaggtcaggggtctccctcagaggtcaggagcctccctcagaggtcaggagtctccctcagaggtcaggagtctccctcagaggtcaggggtctccctcaggggtcaggggtctccctcaggGGTCAggagtctccctcagaggtcaggagtctccctcagaggtcaggggtctccctcagaggtcaggggtctccctcagaggtcaggggtcttcCTCAGAGGTCAggagtctccctcagaggtcaggagTCTCCCttagaggtcaggggtctccctcagaggtcaggagcctccctcagaggtcaggagtctccctcagaggtcaggggtctccctcagaggtcaggggtctccctcaggGGTCAggagtctccctcagaggtcaggagTCTCCCTCAGAAGTCAGGGGTCAggagtctccctcagaggtcaggagtctccctcagaggtcaggggtctccctcagaggtcaggggtcttcCTCAGAGGTCAggagtctccctcagaggtcaggggtctccctcagaggtcaggggtcaggagtctccctcagaggtcaggagtctccctcagaggtcaggggtctccctcagaggtcaggagTCTCCCTAAAAGATATGTAAAAAAAGTGTGCACTCCGTAGAGTTGCACGCTCGTCGGCGCTGCACTACAGATACGTAACTATTTTGCTGCTATATAGATCTAGAGGATTCCGTATCCTCAGTGTTAATCTAAAAAGTCAAATACCAATATGATCTATAGCGCTATAGTTAACGGGAGGGTGATGTTAGTCATGTGATGGTATAACGTGAAACAAAAATGAATATAGgtttatagtaactgtatacacAGTTGCTATAGTAGATAAACAGGTGACTACCCCAGGTTTGTGTTATAAAGTCATCACTACCCAGAGTGCACTGATATGGTCTTGTATATGACTACTCAGATGGTATCATTGGTCCTACCTCTTTTACGCTGGGATGAGGTCCCATTCGCATGTCCCTGAATTGCAGTCTTGCTTTAAAGAAGATATCGTCCAAGGAGTAGGAGGGAGATGTAGAAGTTCTCTTTGTccccggccggcggctctgctgATACCTATCACCCGGCGTGGTGGAGTAAAACAAGGGGAATCCACAGTTCAGTGACGTCACTATggtggatacggaggccgatgtgGGAAAAAAgacatctaacgcgtttcagcgagCTTACGGTCGCCCTCGTCAGATGATCCCGACTCCTTATATTAACTACTCCACCTATCATCCCTCTTCCTTTCTCAGCTATGTTGGGGTGAGTAGTATTTACCAAGAGGTTGatttctcctttagggtacaaacccacttgacgtatttgctgcgtgaatcagtcttaaaaataagcaggcaaaacgcaggttggctttatacaattgttctgcgttaatatacgcaattgcgtatttttgaagcgtgaagcttgttgttagcaaagcatcagttgttaacaacctgtgcgaaaaacccatgtagcttcacgcttcaaaaatacgcaattgcgtattttaacgca is a genomic window of Dendropsophus ebraccatus isolate aDenEbr1 chromosome 4, aDenEbr1.pat, whole genome shotgun sequence containing:
- the LOC138789389 gene encoding uncharacterized protein → MNNIVTPLRRLPPPSSSLSIVIPLHRHPPPSSSPSIVTPSVVIPLHRHPLRRHPPPSSPPPSSSPSIVTPSVVIPLHRHPLHRHPLHRHPPSSSPSIVTPSVVIPLHRHPLRRHPPPSSPPPSSSPSIVTPSVVIPLHRHPLHRHPLHRHPPSSSPSIVTPSVVIPLHRHPLRLHPPPLSPPPSSSPSIVIPLHRHPPPSSSPSMWLHNNSQ